In Silene latifolia isolate original U9 population chromosome 3, ASM4854445v1, whole genome shotgun sequence, a single window of DNA contains:
- the LOC141645810 gene encoding uclacyanin 1-like — translation MEGTKMLKAIVAITMAAMLFESVSARNITVGGSTGWDLNTNLTQWSYSTPIFVNDSLLFVYTPAHDVIEVSESDFSICERTRPIGAYNNADGVTLIPLPQPGPRYFICGRLDHCFVGLKVRVQVLDRPQSQPNASSPNYPANQPNNNRTNSDEPAKDLPPNSSAGQKAAIARDFAQLILLICLYDATFATGFASLYWFMLRAGIYFFFCVLMDVYKYWFRAG, via the exons aTGGAAGGAACGAAGATGTTGAAAGCAATAGTGGCGATAACAATGGCGGCAATGCTGTTTGAAAGTGTTTCGGCGCGAAATATTACCGTTGGAGGTTCGACTGGCTGGGATTTGAACACTAATCTTACTCAGTGGTCTTATTCTACTCCGATTTTCGTCAATGACTCTCTCC TATTCGTCTACACGCCAGCACACGATGTGATTGAAGTAAGTGAATCTGACTTTAGCATCTGTGAACGAACCAGACCCATTGGCGCCTACAACAATGCCGATGGAGTAACACTGATCCCTCTACCCCAACCTGGACCAAGGTACTTCATATGTGGCAGGCTTGACCACTGTTTCGTAGGCCTCAAGGTCCGTGTTCAAGTTCTAGACCGTCCACAGTCTCAGCCTAACGCATCAAGCCCAAACTACCCTGCTAATCAGCCTAATAATAACCGCACTAACTCTGATGAGCCAGCTAAGGACCTTCCTCCAAATTCTTCAGCGGGTCAAAAAGCTGCAATAGCTCGGGATTTTGCGCAGTTGATCCTTCTCATCTGCCTTTATGATGCTACATTTGCGACTGGTTTTGCGTCTCTTTACTGGTTCATGCTGCGTGCAGGCATTTATTTCTTCTTCTGTGTCTTGATGGATGTCTATAAATACTGGTTTCGAGCCGGATAA
- the LOC141646735 gene encoding putative FBD-associated F-box protein At1g61330 — protein MMMTTSLPALESCLNDECKANGAGKENYDRLSELSEDILLSIVSSFTMKEVARLSLVSRRWEYIWHCFPHLIFEDPRAMDNIRRNWKAIVVERPDFVRMVDRVVEEHLGTAIDELRITFDLDKKWQSYVDKWAAFALDKQVKRLEFNFTSPWRYGRIRYGNGIVLPMCDEPLDLPPKFTGFKSFLTSLCLKYVNVTDEFMDYVSHSCPSLENLCIVGSKYLTRMSGAFDQVKHLEVTLCRNMKTIDISARTLRSFTMYNQPIQPRMAHASSLVEVSIGGYDDCYAVTYAMSIDSLALYLSQLLYLNLRISKKMILGIDHPHPMPKLQHLELQVQASGDPSLRGWIPFIVACPLLQKLTLKLTRFTKKYDHPVYKWPGVPLKCLKTLEIVGYVGQTIDLGLAFFVLENASMLEEVIVTFVPRNYKTYDIDARERLVKLQDKIPQGVKLTTVN, from the exons ATGATGATGACAACGTCCTTGCCTGCCCTTGAATCATGCCTCAACGAT GAGTGCAAGGCTAATGGTGCAGGCAAAGAAAATTATGATCGTTTGAGCGAGCTTTCCGAGGATATTCTGCTGTCAATAGTTTCGTCTTTTACAATGAAGGAAGTCGCAAGACTTAGTCTTGTTTCGCGTCGATGGGAATATATATGGCACTGTTTTCCACACTTGATATTTGAAGATCCTCGAGCTATGGATAATATTCGGAGAAATTGGAAAGCGATTGTTGTAGAAAGACCTGACTTTGTGAGGATGGTTGATCGTGTTGTTGAAGAGCATTTGGGGACGGCTATAGATGAACTTAGAATCACTTTTGATTTGGATAAAAAATGGCAATCTTATGTCGATAAGTGGGCAGCTTTTGCACTGGATAAACAAGTCAAAAGGCTTGAGTTCAATTTTACATCACCCTGGCGATACGGACGCATACGTTATGGCAATGGCATTGTTTTGCCTATGTGTGACGAGCCGCTTGATTTGCCTCCTAAGTTTACAGGCTTCAAGTCTTTTCTGACATCTCTATGCCTTAAATACGTCAATGTCACAGATGAATTCATGGATTATGTGTCTCATTCATGCCCTTCCCTGGAGAACTTGTGCATTGTGGGATCGAAATATCTTACAAGAATGTCTGGTGCATTTGATCAAGTAAAACATTTGGAGGTTACTCTTTGCCGCAATATGAAAACAATTGATATTTCTGCCCGAACGCTCCGCTCTTTCACAATGTATAATCAGCCTATACAGCCACGGATGGCCCATGCTTCCTCTCTCGTTGAGGTGTCAATTGGCGGCTACGATGACTGTTATGCTGTTACCTATGCTATGAGTATTGACTCCCTTGCACTATATCTCTCCCAGTTGTTATATCTAAATTTGAGGATATCCAAG AAGATGATTTTGGGGATTGATCATCCTCATCCTATGCCAAAACTTCAACATCTAGAATTGCAAGTCCAAGCATCCGGGGACCCAAGCTTGCGAGGGTGGATTCCCTTTATTGTGGCATGTCCTCTTCTGCAGAAGCTGACATTGAAG TTGACTCGTTTTACTAAAAAATACGATCATCCTGTATACAAGTGGCCTGGCGTCCCTCTCAAATGCTTGAAGACATTGGAGATTGTTGGTTATGTGGGACAAACAATCGACCTTGGACTTGCATTCTTTGTGCTAGAGAATGCTAGTATGCTTGAAGAGGTAATTGTTACCTTTGTGCCTCGCAATTATAAGACGTATGACATTGATGCGCGAGAACGACTTGTAAAGCTCCAGGACAAGATACCGCAAGGCGTAAAGTTAACAACCGTGAATTAG